The DNA sequence CTgctatattttcaatttagcTGGATTGTCCTATGTAGAACTTATATACAAAAAGTCGGCTCTTTTTATCTCTGTTGTCGTTGAAACTAGAGTTTGATTGGTTTTGCATATATGCAGaaacaagattaaaataattgaagctGGTGCCTTAAAACCAATTATTGGCTTCCTTCAGTCTGAGAATCTAGCTCTACAGGAGCATGCAGCCGCAGCCTTGATCACTCTGTCTGCATCATCAGTTAACAAGCAAGTCATTAGTGCTTCTGGTGCCATCCCTCTCCTTGTTGAAATTCTGGGACATGGGAGTTCACAAGCTAAATATGATGCTGTGATGGCTCTTTACAACCTGTCAACTTACACGGATAATCTTGGCCAAATCCTTGAAACAGAACCAATTCCGCTATTGGTTGATTTGCTTAAATCCTGTAAAAGGTCTTCCAAAACTGCAGAAAAATGTACTGCTTTGATTGAGTCCTTGGTGGGTTTCGAAGAGGGAAGAATGGCATTGAAATCTGAAGACGGGGGAATACTTGCAGTAGTAGAAGTCCTTGAGGGTGGGTCACCTCAAAGTCGGGAACATGCCGTTGGAGCGCTTTTGACCATGTGCGAAAGTGATCGCTCAAGGTATAGAGAACCAATACTTATGGAAGGTGTAATCCCTGGGCTTCTTGAGCTCACCGTCCAAGGAACACCCAAATCTCAATCCAAAGCACAAATGCTTTTGCGGCTGCTGAGGGACACTCCTTACCCGAGATCTGAGCTTCAACCAGATACGATAGAGAATATTGTGTCCAATATTATATCTCAGATTGACGGGGAAGATCAAGTAGGAAAAGCAAAACAGATGCTTGCTGAGAtggtacaagttagtatggagCAGAGTCTAAGACACCTTCAGAAACGGGCGCTGGTGTGCACTCCAGCTGATATACCAATAAATAGTTGTGCTTCTGAAGTTCCATCGAAATGATGACTCTATCTACTTTCAAGGGTCTTTGACAATGGCTGGTGTTGTATGTAGCTGTCCATAGCCCTGAGGAGAATAAAAAAggaggaaggaggagaaatgAAGCACGAATGCCAGTCCAGGCCTTTAGTATGGGTACTTAGTGACTGGTAAGTGTCAATAAACTGATTTTGATTCTAGGTGTGTAAGATCGGgagatttcttttctcttattttcttgttttgtgtAAAATACCTTGTGTGAGAGAGTATACATATGGGGGAGATGTTTGTATCTAGTTATCATAGTAacctttttatttgaagtataaggccaaaagaaaaaagaaatattttattgttgaatGTACGTCTTTAAATTATCGACTTCAAAATGTTCTAAACAGTGTGGATTACGGTGGTTGGATGTTTCAATATGGCCTAGCTTAGATGACAAAGTTGAAGTCTCAAAATTTTGAGATCTTGAATCATTAGATGTCGATGTTCACCTACTTCTACCATAGTCATTTCAAGGAGTTggcatataattattgatttgtaATCATACATGTAGTCGTTATACTCACTCATCCACCCAAATTCAAACCCAAGACGTTCAATAAGAGATCCCAAACCCAATCTATTTGTGTTCCCTAGGGGACTTGTAAGCAAGTTAACAAGAGTGGAGTTAGGTGCACATTCAGGCAGTAGGGGACCAACAGAAGATTCTAAATTCAGGTAATTAGGTTAAGGTTGAAAAATCACTGGGGGAGCAGTCCATTTGCAACAACTCGAAAGAATGTTACTTTTAGCTGAAACCACTCAAGATCGGGTCCCCCACGCAATGAACGGCTGCAGATTTGACGAAATGGTTGTTTTCCAGATTGCTGGTCTCCGATCACTGTTGGGGTATAATATAATTCCTGGAACCCAACATGATTATCATTTGAGTGTCAAAGTTCTCTTCTTTCATTGTCCATTTTCCGATCTCAATCAATCCCTTCCTCTTCTACTTTTGCTTGATAGTAGAAGGTTGGTGGAGAACAATTTTCTTACCTCAATTAAGCTTAGtaaaatccaattaattacggtacaaatgtattacacatactatataatttgtcacttttgtttaattgtatattaatatactttattatgtaattggttcaaatttagAGAGACTCAATCTGAGCTAGAATTTTCTATGCAATACATTCAATGCTCGATTGGTCCTGATTTGTATTAACTTTTGATTATCTCAGtttttgtgtctttttttttgtaaccaAAGTAAGAATGCATCTCCCTCAACATATTCAACTGTCTGCAACGGCCATGCCAAACATTTACCTGATATCCAGTTTCAAGTACTACAAATTCTTGTACATGATATCCAAATGGCAGGATAAGGTGATACACAATAGTTGTGAGATAGAAGACAATGGTCTAAGAGAAAATAGATCCTAAAAGAGTTGAATCCGTACAAAGTTGGGACAACAGTCCCATAGAACCACCAACAGCCAGCCACTTTACGATTTAGTGATTACACTTTTCGCCTTGTTCTCCAGAATTACTTCCCAGTATTCATCATCAAAGTGATATTATCCCCTTTCAACAAAATCCTCCCAAGTTGCTTCCTGCTGTTCTTCTTTACGTTGACCTCTTCGGCGTCATCCAAAACCAAATTCATGTACTCGTCAAAGCCAATGATTCGGCCTTCAATCCTCAGATCCTTCTGCTCAAAAAGCCATATCTGAATGCGAGCTTTGCTCTGTAGAAACCTGAAGATCAGGTTAATGGGTTGGGTCATAATACGCTGGACTTTGGTGCTCGCCATGGCCGCTTGCTTTTGGGGCTCTGCTGCTGAGAATTTCTTGCGCTCTTTTTCCCACTTCTTTTGCTGCAAAAACCCTAGCTCAGTTTTGTgtcttatttcaaataaaattctacTTTAAGCCTCTAACATctcatttacatatataaatgacATGAGATTGATTGATTAATCAAAcgcataataaaaaatggatttgGATTAAATGATGCTTACATGAATAGGATGTCTActtttaatgataatattaagataagagtaaattacaaaggaatttttaaaatttgtcataattataaatattcccttgttttttgaaatattataaatatcctaaCAAATACTCCTTATAACAACTCATTGtagggggtatttgttaagaaatttgtaattttagggcagtatttgtaatttttcagataacgagaaaatattataattaagacaaattttaaaagagccctttataatttacctgaagaaagaaaatttcaaatgagtatttattttatagatccAAAATtcctataattaaaaacaaatacaaaaagaaagcTATTATTAGGTTGAGGATATTTTCCTAACTTGGAGCAAGACTCGAAAGGTAAATAAGATAGTTTGCAAACTTATCACACCGACACTTCTCTAAATTAGGATGgactttatttaaatttatcataattataaatataatttattatttgaaaaattataaatatctttctAATATGAGATATTATGATAGGATATTTATTACACAatcattaatttcaagaaatattctatgattttttaagtaataaaaaataaacaacccATTGTAATTACTCTTAATATAACTCATCTGAGAATGTAAATAGTGGTAGCCTTAAATGAACATCATTAATCTCAAATCTACATAGCGCCTAAACAAATTCATTAGAAcgtaaaattaatatattcaaccTAATGGAAAAAGTGAGCACATCTCCTTCCTTGGACTGAAAATCGCAAACACCatgtacataaatattacgcatttaaaaaaaaaattatacatattacatgtatatattaaataaaacaaaaaatacaataaattttgaaatgaagaaatCCATGCACTATACGAACTTTTGAGTCCGTCAAGCGGTAGAACTTCTCGTACGTAcattctctttttcctatGATTAAGGAAGAGGATCGGATAACAATCGCATCCGATGATACGATAATATCTCTTCCACAGTCATTAATCAACACTGCAATCTCGAAAATCTCGGGCGAATCATTCAAATCCAACGACAAAATCTGATTCCTTAAACGGATAATTACTTCAGTCCCTCAAGATTAGGATTAACACTGATGATATACCATAAAACTCAGCACCCTCCTCACAGAAACacattcaaaagaaaaagtaaaaccTCCCAATCCGtaattaagtttaaaattttcagaaaaatggcGTCCAAAGTGGAGGGAATAgcagaggaggaggaagagatcGCGAGACTGGAGTCAGGTGTTGCTGCCTGCAATGCCACCTCCCAATCCAGGCACATCAAGGGCTTCTGTGCCTCATCTGCAGTTGTCACCACTGCACAAAGGGTTTGTACCTATTATTGCTTAGGCCATGTTTGGTTTAGTTTAGCTTATTTTTCTGGGTTTTGGAGCTGATATGATTGTACGTTGTGGAAGGTGGCGGCGGAGTTGATCGGGACGTACTTTGTGATTTTTGCAGGGTGTGGCTCAGTTGCAGTGAACAAGTTGTATGGCGGGACTGTCACGTTCCCCGGAATCTGCGTGACTTG is a window from the Sesamum indicum cultivar Zhongzhi No. 13 linkage group LG15, S_indicum_v1.0, whole genome shotgun sequence genome containing:
- the LOC105177893 gene encoding small nuclear ribonucleoprotein E-like is translated as MASTKVQRIMTQPINLIFRFLQSKARIQIWLFEQKDLRIEGRIIGFDEYMNLVLDDAEEVNVKKNSRKQLGRILLKGDNITLMMNTGK
- the LOC105177892 gene encoding U-box domain-containing protein 4-like; translated protein: MGIQDGATHCHLATPAPEADTDASSSSSSSLVTHTLALLRSDDLSLRVQAAKEIRRLTKTSQRYRRYFSAAVGPLVDMLSYQSAEANEAALAALLNLAVKDETNKIKIIEAGALKPIIGFLQSENLALQEHAAAALITLSASSVNKQVISASGAIPLLVEILGHGSSQAKYDAVMALYNLSTYTDNLGQILETEPIPLLVDLLKSCKRSSKTAEKCTALIESLVGFEEGRMALKSEDGGILAVVEVLEGGSPQSREHAVGALLTMCESDRSRYREPILMEGVIPGLLELTVQGTPKSQSKAQMLLRLLRDTPYPRSELQPDTIENIVSNIISQIDGEDQVGKAKQMLAEMVQVSMEQSLRHLQKRALVCTPADIPINSCASEVPSK